In the genome of Deinococcus deserti VCD115, one region contains:
- the dgt gene encoding dGTP triphosphohydrolase: MFSRTDLEAREAATLCPYATLSRDTRGREYPEAESATRTAFQKDRDRVLHTTAFRRLEAKTQVFLNVSYSGHADHYRTRLTHTLEVQQVARSVALNLGLNETLAETIALTHDLGHPPFGHAGERVLNALMHDHGGFNHNTQARRIVTHLESRYPDFPGLNLTLDTLDGLNKHDRAGIGHASLEAQLVDAADALAYTAHDLDDGLRSGLITPAQLQELPLWRELLARVPGTPAPLTSRERRILHRELLGWLIRDLTQASAQAIAQSGVQTAAEARAYPERLMTYSGAMRDLLRSAGTFLREHLYRHWRVEMQVEQAERVLTTLFRAYTARPSLLPPAASARAEHSGLPRAVCDHIAGMTDRYALETHAAITPPGAPTSWPH, translated from the coding sequence ATGTTCAGCCGCACTGACCTGGAGGCGCGCGAGGCAGCCACGCTGTGCCCCTACGCCACCCTCAGCCGCGATACGCGCGGACGCGAGTACCCGGAAGCCGAGAGCGCAACCCGCACGGCCTTTCAGAAGGACCGTGACCGTGTGCTGCATACCACGGCCTTTCGCCGGCTGGAGGCCAAAACACAGGTATTTCTGAACGTCTCCTACTCCGGACATGCTGACCACTACCGCACCCGCCTGACACATACCCTGGAGGTGCAGCAGGTGGCCCGCTCGGTGGCGCTGAACCTGGGCCTGAACGAGACGCTGGCCGAGACCATTGCGCTGACCCACGACCTGGGCCACCCGCCGTTCGGTCATGCGGGTGAGCGGGTGTTGAACGCCCTGATGCACGACCACGGCGGGTTCAACCACAACACCCAGGCCCGGCGGATCGTGACGCATCTGGAAAGCCGTTACCCTGACTTTCCGGGCCTGAACCTGACGCTCGACACCCTGGACGGTCTGAACAAGCATGACCGCGCCGGAATAGGGCACGCCAGCCTGGAAGCGCAGCTGGTCGATGCCGCCGACGCTCTGGCCTACACTGCCCACGACCTCGACGATGGCCTGCGCAGCGGCCTGATCACGCCTGCACAGTTGCAGGAGCTGCCTCTGTGGCGGGAACTGCTGGCGCGCGTTCCAGGCACCCCTGCACCGCTCACCTCCCGCGAGCGCCGCATCCTGCACCGTGAACTTCTGGGCTGGCTGATCCGTGACCTTACGCAGGCCAGTGCACAGGCCATTGCCCAGAGCGGCGTACAGACCGCCGCAGAAGCCCGGGCCTACCCGGAACGCCTGATGACCTATAGCGGGGCTATGCGTGACCTGCTGCGCTCGGCGGGGACCTTCCTGCGTGAGCATCTGTACCGGCACTGGCGTGTGGAAATGCAGGTCGAGCAGGCCGAGCGGGTGCTGACCACCCTGTTCCGCGCCTACACAGCGCGTCCGAGCCTGCTGCCGCCGGCTGCAAGCGCGCGCGCCGAGCACAGCGGCCTGCCCCGCGCTGTGTGCGACCACATTGCGGGCATGACCGATCGCTACGCCCTGGAGACCCACGCCGCCATTACGCCTCCAGGAGCTCCCACAAGTTGGCCACATTAA
- a CDS encoding secretin N-terminal domain-containing protein translates to MTKRHALLLTALLGMAAAHTASAQTATPAQTTTATAAADPQLSRANVTVEIGRYGGPLSSLLAAIAKAAGYGLILDANVDSLQSAASAVTVAPATGTTPSATTAAESTRPIVYSFQNKPFNEVWPLLMDVYGLSYEVVQLGGQPVLRVGNTPIQRIVALRNADATQAANQVKLFFGTPTYSETPQRDAQGNTTGVTRALVDVKLDSPTLRVVPDVRSNSVIVRGTNKEVAEVERLLAQLDRPGAATTTAGTASMAEVQTVQRVYTVKGQQADITALLAAQYPGLKVTAVGQTGQLVITGPQNQLDAALTLLGQVDRPTPPVVVVKDQTVQRVFTLVNSSAEEVKATLEGTLSRDLSTNTGSNLVPNATLINPLTGQPYTTGPLANVPVSAAAAAPGAAPATTGAAAPSTPAAATAVSIIADKRTNTLIVRGTAEQVAQVAELIPQLDSRVPQINVQVRIQEITESAARSLGVNLKAGFGGFNVSTGAGGLSAAFDPTQSLVGFNLGATLNTLQNQGLSKSIYDGTITMQSGQRALGSTTDAQNASSTAAASIKSGGRLEINIPSQAANVPAIQRQIDYGVNLDFFSPQVAPDGTITLRVRGQVNDLQTAINASTIPNLLQFTNSEAQTTLTFKNGETLLLSGLLATKESSTNSGVPFLSSIPVVGALFGQQTTRSQKTQLLVVITGNVLR, encoded by the coding sequence ATGACTAAACGCCACGCCCTTCTCCTGACCGCCCTGCTCGGCATGGCCGCCGCGCACACCGCTTCGGCCCAGACGGCCACCCCAGCCCAGACCACGACCGCTACCGCTGCGGCAGACCCCCAGTTGTCCCGCGCGAATGTCACGGTGGAAATCGGTCGCTACGGCGGGCCGCTTTCCAGCCTGCTGGCCGCGATTGCCAAGGCTGCCGGCTACGGACTGATTCTCGATGCCAACGTGGACAGCCTGCAAAGTGCCGCAAGTGCAGTTACAGTTGCGCCAGCTACCGGCACCACGCCAAGTGCAACCACTGCGGCTGAGTCCACGAGGCCCATCGTCTATTCGTTCCAGAACAAGCCCTTTAACGAGGTTTGGCCGCTGCTGATGGACGTGTATGGCCTGAGCTACGAGGTTGTGCAGCTCGGCGGACAGCCGGTGCTGCGTGTTGGCAACACCCCCATTCAGCGCATCGTGGCGCTCAGGAACGCAGACGCCACCCAGGCAGCCAATCAGGTCAAGCTGTTCTTCGGAACACCGACCTACAGCGAAACACCCCAGCGCGATGCCCAGGGCAACACCACCGGCGTTACGCGGGCACTGGTTGACGTCAAGCTCGACTCTCCGACGCTGCGCGTGGTTCCAGATGTACGCAGCAACAGTGTGATCGTGCGTGGCACGAACAAGGAAGTGGCTGAGGTCGAGCGTCTCCTGGCACAGCTCGACCGCCCTGGCGCAGCGACAACCACCGCTGGCACAGCCTCCATGGCTGAAGTGCAGACTGTACAGCGCGTCTACACGGTCAAGGGTCAGCAGGCGGATATCACCGCGCTGCTGGCCGCCCAGTATCCGGGGCTGAAGGTGACTGCTGTCGGACAGACCGGTCAGCTGGTTATCACGGGGCCTCAGAACCAGCTCGACGCTGCTCTGACGCTGCTGGGTCAGGTTGACCGGCCGACGCCGCCCGTGGTTGTAGTAAAAGACCAGACGGTGCAACGGGTGTTTACCCTGGTGAACTCCAGCGCTGAGGAGGTCAAGGCTACGCTGGAAGGCACCCTGTCGCGGGATCTGAGCACAAACACCGGCAGCAATCTGGTCCCGAACGCGACACTGATCAACCCACTGACCGGTCAGCCCTACACCACTGGCCCTCTGGCCAATGTTCCGGTGAGTGCGGCTGCAGCAGCTCCAGGTGCAGCACCCGCAACGACGGGCGCCGCTGCCCCCAGCACCCCCGCTGCAGCCACGGCGGTATCGATCATCGCCGACAAGCGCACCAACACCCTGATCGTGCGCGGCACGGCTGAACAGGTCGCCCAGGTGGCTGAGCTGATTCCTCAGCTCGACAGCCGCGTGCCCCAGATCAACGTGCAGGTCCGGATTCAGGAAATCACCGAGTCGGCTGCCCGCAGCCTGGGCGTGAACCTCAAAGCCGGATTTGGAGGCTTCAACGTCTCGACGGGGGCAGGTGGCCTGAGCGCTGCGTTTGATCCTACCCAGAGCCTCGTGGGCTTCAACCTGGGCGCCACGCTCAACACCCTGCAGAACCAGGGCCTGAGCAAGAGCATTTACGACGGCACCATCACCATGCAAAGCGGTCAGCGTGCGCTGGGCAGTACGACCGACGCGCAGAACGCCTCGAGCACGGCAGCCGCCAGCATCAAGAGCGGTGGGCGTCTGGAAATCAATATTCCCTCTCAGGCAGCCAACGTGCCGGCCATTCAGCGCCAGATCGACTACGGCGTCAACCTGGACTTCTTCAGCCCCCAGGTCGCGCCCGACGGCACGATCACCCTGCGTGTGCGCGGACAGGTCAATGATCTGCAGACTGCGATCAACGCCAGCACCATTCCCAACCTGCTGCAGTTCACCAACAGCGAAGCGCAGACCACACTGACCTTCAAGAATGGAGAGACGCTGCTGCTGAGCGGCCTGCTGGCGACCAAGGAGTCCAGCACCAACTCCGGTGTGCCCTTCCTGTCAAGCATTCCTGTGGTGGGCGCGCTGTTCGGGCAGCAGACCACCCGGAGCCAGAAGACTCAACTGCTGGTGGTCATCACCGGCAACGTCCTGCGCTAA
- a CDS encoding NUDIX domain-containing protein, with product MSGKTRMVYEGRIVQLELLDGKWEIVRHADAVAILVLNERKEMLLVRQERRAIGAMTVEAPAGLIDEGETPDQAAHRELQEEAGLDGDMTLLTRFYSSPGFCDEQLYVFEARNLRESRLPQDEDEEIEIVWMAPQKVLDGLKDGTLVGSASTVTAALYATTSLARAAE from the coding sequence ATGAGTGGGAAGACGCGGATGGTGTACGAGGGGCGGATCGTGCAACTGGAACTGCTGGATGGCAAGTGGGAAATTGTGCGCCATGCTGACGCGGTGGCAATCCTGGTGCTCAATGAGCGCAAAGAGATGCTGCTGGTGCGTCAGGAACGGCGCGCGATCGGCGCTATGACCGTTGAGGCGCCCGCGGGCCTGATCGACGAGGGAGAAACCCCGGATCAGGCAGCGCACCGCGAACTGCAGGAGGAAGCTGGGCTGGACGGCGACATGACCCTGCTGACCCGCTTTTACTCCAGCCCCGGCTTCTGCGATGAGCAGCTGTACGTGTTCGAGGCCCGCAACCTGCGTGAAAGCCGGTTGCCGCAGGACGAGGACGAGGAGATCGAGATCGTCTGGATGGCGCCTCAGAAGGTTCTGGACGGCCTGAAAGACGGCACGCTGGTGGGAAGTGCCTCCACGGTCACGGCTGCGTTGTATGCCACAACCAGCCTGGCCAGGGCAGCCGAGTGA
- the aroQ gene encoding type II 3-dehydroquinate dehydratase, translating to MLLVLNGPNLNRLGLREPQVYGSLTLEDLERQCEAWGAELSESVTCRQSNFEGQLLEWIHEAQEQGFTGIVINPGALTHYSYALRDAIAGQPLPVVEVHISNVDAREEFRHRSVTAAVCHGKISGLGFLGYRLAMEYLTEQVPVT from the coding sequence ATGCTGCTGGTCCTGAACGGCCCGAACCTTAACCGCCTCGGCCTGCGTGAACCCCAGGTGTATGGTTCACTGACCCTGGAAGACCTTGAACGGCAGTGTGAGGCCTGGGGCGCAGAACTGAGTGAAAGCGTCACCTGTCGTCAGAGCAATTTCGAGGGCCAGCTGCTCGAATGGATTCATGAGGCCCAGGAGCAGGGCTTTACCGGCATCGTGATCAATCCTGGTGCCCTGACGCATTACAGTTACGCCCTGCGCGACGCCATTGCCGGGCAGCCTCTTCCCGTGGTGGAAGTCCACATCAGCAACGTGGACGCGCGCGAGGAATTCCGGCACCGTTCTGTCACTGCCGCCGTATGTCACGGCAAGATCAGTGGCCTGGGCTTCTTGGGGTACCGCCTGGCAATGGAATATCTCACTGAGCAGGTTCCGGTGACATAA
- the aroB gene encoding 3-dehydroquinate synthase codes for MRQIEVAGSPPYTVQVGPGLLDQVAVSQRQIALIYPEDLPAEFVERVQRRLSPTVTVAVPARDDCKTLEVMARVLSRLAQANLPRDGAVVGLGGGAATDLAGFVAASYLRGVAFYTMPTTLLGMVDAAVGGKTGVNLPEGKNLVGAFWPPAAVWCDTDTLATLPPAVFREGAAEAFKHGLISDPSLLDRVVHPDFRPDGPLLEDTLADAIAVKAGVVSRDLTEQGERAFLNFGHTLAHALEAVTQHGIPHGEAVAYGMHYAARLSRAVYGSGAEHLPASTLNFLRWQQPPPLPELHFDDLNAFMARDKKADSEGVRFVLLRALAQPELTRVPEAVLRAEFGGWLADIRSPVKVASATVQPS; via the coding sequence GTGCGTCAGATTGAAGTTGCCGGGTCACCGCCTTACACCGTGCAGGTGGGTCCGGGGCTGCTGGATCAGGTGGCCGTATCCCAGCGTCAGATTGCCCTGATCTACCCGGAAGACCTGCCGGCCGAATTCGTGGAACGGGTTCAGCGCCGCCTCTCCCCCACCGTGACGGTGGCTGTACCGGCGCGTGACGACTGCAAGACGCTGGAGGTGATGGCCAGGGTGCTCTCACGACTGGCCCAGGCCAACCTGCCTCGTGACGGCGCTGTGGTTGGCCTGGGCGGCGGCGCGGCGACGGACCTGGCAGGGTTCGTGGCAGCCAGCTACCTGCGGGGCGTGGCCTTCTACACCATGCCGACCACGCTGCTGGGCATGGTGGACGCGGCAGTCGGTGGCAAGACCGGCGTGAACCTGCCGGAAGGCAAGAATCTGGTCGGGGCATTCTGGCCCCCGGCAGCTGTGTGGTGCGATACCGACACGCTGGCCACCCTGCCCCCGGCTGTGTTCCGGGAGGGCGCCGCCGAGGCCTTCAAGCATGGGCTGATCAGCGACCCCAGCCTGCTGGACCGGGTGGTGCATCCGGATTTCCGTCCTGACGGGCCGCTGCTGGAAGACACCCTGGCTGACGCCATTGCAGTCAAGGCCGGCGTGGTCAGCCGTGACCTGACCGAGCAGGGGGAACGCGCCTTCCTGAACTTCGGTCATACCCTGGCTCACGCGCTGGAGGCAGTCACCCAGCATGGCATTCCTCATGGGGAAGCTGTGGCGTACGGGATGCACTATGCCGCGCGTTTGAGCCGGGCCGTGTATGGATCAGGGGCTGAGCACCTGCCTGCCTCTACCTTGAATTTCCTGCGCTGGCAGCAGCCTCCGCCCCTGCCTGAACTGCACTTTGACGACCTGAACGCCTTTATGGCACGCGACAAGAAAGCCGATTCCGAAGGAGTCCGGTTTGTGCTGCTGCGTGCCCTGGCCCAGCCGGAACTGACGCGGGTACCGGAAGCAGTGCTGCGCGCTGAGTTCGGGGGCTGGCTTGCCGACATCCGTTCTCCTGTCAAAGTGGCTTCTGCAACAGTTCAGCCCAGCTAG
- the aroC gene encoding chorismate synthase yields the protein MRYLTAGESHGPQLTAIIEGLPSQVPLGKGDIDPWLRRRQGGYGRGRRMVIETDEAEILSGVRAGRTTGAPVTLVIANKDHRNWTEIMSPEPGGEPRKKALTDARPGHADLTGGIKYRHKDLRDVLERASARETAARVAVGSVALKLLSELGIEGANYVASLAGIETGQAFSWDALDAIEDSDLRTPDADAAARMRERIDQAKKDGDTLGGILEVRFRGLPVGLGSFVHWDRKLDGRIAQACLSVQAMKGVEIGRAFENAVRPGSNVHDAIHYREGTYARDTNGAGGLEAGMTNGEELIVRVAMKPIATLMKPLPTVNVVTHAPSDAARERSDTTAVPAAGVILQCVIGWVVAEAVLEKFGGDTLPELQERVAQSRTFARDY from the coding sequence ATGAGGTACTTGACCGCCGGGGAGTCACACGGGCCGCAATTGACGGCCATTATTGAGGGGCTGCCCTCTCAGGTTCCACTGGGCAAGGGTGACATCGACCCCTGGCTGCGGCGCCGGCAGGGCGGCTATGGCCGCGGCCGGCGCATGGTCATCGAGACGGATGAGGCTGAAATTCTCAGTGGGGTGCGCGCGGGACGCACCACCGGCGCCCCGGTTACCCTGGTGATTGCCAACAAGGACCACCGTAACTGGACCGAGATCATGTCGCCGGAACCCGGCGGCGAGCCCCGGAAGAAGGCCCTGACCGATGCGCGGCCTGGACACGCTGACCTGACTGGCGGCATCAAGTACCGCCACAAGGACCTGCGTGATGTGCTGGAACGCGCCAGTGCCCGCGAAACGGCCGCCCGCGTGGCGGTGGGCAGCGTGGCCTTGAAGCTGCTTTCGGAACTGGGGATCGAAGGAGCCAACTACGTGGCCAGCCTGGCAGGTATCGAGACCGGGCAGGCATTCTCCTGGGACGCTCTGGACGCCATTGAGGACTCGGATCTGCGCACCCCGGACGCAGACGCTGCCGCCCGGATGCGCGAGCGCATCGACCAGGCCAAGAAGGACGGCGATACGCTCGGCGGGATTCTGGAGGTCCGTTTCCGTGGGCTTCCGGTGGGACTGGGCAGCTTCGTGCACTGGGACCGCAAACTCGATGGCCGCATCGCCCAGGCCTGCCTGAGTGTGCAGGCCATGAAGGGCGTCGAGATCGGCCGGGCCTTTGAAAACGCGGTGCGCCCTGGCAGCAACGTGCATGACGCCATCCATTACCGCGAGGGCACCTACGCCCGCGACACCAATGGCGCAGGTGGCCTGGAAGCCGGCATGACCAACGGTGAGGAGCTGATCGTGCGGGTGGCCATGAAGCCCATCGCCACCCTGATGAAGCCTCTGCCCACCGTGAATGTGGTCACGCACGCACCCTCCGACGCAGCGCGTGAGCGCAGTGACACCACTGCCGTGCCGGCCGCCGGCGTGATCCTGCAGTGCGTGATCGGCTGGGTGGTGGCCGAGGCCGTTCTGGAAAAATTTGGCGGCGATACCTTGCCGGAACTGCAGGAGCGTGTCGCCCAGTCACGGACTTTTGCACGCGACTACTGA
- a CDS encoding shikimate kinase gives MVTPPDVNSRTLGPMFTAGLIERPVSWVALAGFMGTGKSRIGWELSRALAMHFVDTDKLITRVVGKSIPEVFAEEGEGYFRSCEQEVVRRVTRLEHAVISLGGGTFIHEENRRILLERGPVVVLWATPETVYQRTRHSDRPLLASDDPLSRIRHLMDEREPVYKQGTIHVHSDGRPSEEIVEEIVERLWAWSDTQHAWAERSSLLGGGDRASD, from the coding sequence TTGGTTACGCCGCCAGACGTGAATTCCCGTACACTAGGCCCCATGTTCACTGCGGGCCTGATTGAACGCCCCGTCAGCTGGGTTGCGCTGGCAGGCTTCATGGGGACCGGGAAAAGCCGGATCGGCTGGGAACTCTCCCGGGCTCTGGCCATGCATTTCGTGGATACCGACAAGTTGATCACGCGGGTCGTGGGCAAGAGCATCCCCGAGGTGTTCGCGGAGGAAGGCGAAGGGTATTTCCGCTCCTGCGAGCAGGAGGTGGTGCGCCGGGTGACCCGCCTGGAGCACGCGGTGATCAGCCTGGGCGGCGGGACCTTTATTCACGAGGAAAACCGGCGCATTCTGCTGGAGCGTGGGCCCGTAGTTGTGCTGTGGGCTACACCGGAGACGGTCTATCAGCGCACCCGTCACAGTGACCGCCCACTGCTGGCCAGCGACGACCCGCTGTCGCGGATCCGCCACCTGATGGACGAGCGCGAGCCGGTCTACAAGCAGGGCACCATCCATGTGCATAGTGACGGCCGTCCCAGCGAGGAAATTGTCGAGGAGATCGTGGAGCGTCTCTGGGCCTGGTCAGATACCCAGCACGCCTGGGCAGAGCGGAGCAGCCTGCTGGGAGGCGGTGACCGTGCGTCAGATTGA